A part of Chlamydiales bacterium genomic DNA contains:
- the gspE gene encoding type II secretion system ATPase GspE, with protein MNLAQILLSSKKIQEKDLEDNENNSVSFFKDLVKKGTLEQQDFFHALARYFDMEILPKLPLDLLQKEFYKQLPYLFVKKHIVLPFKENDTTLFVAINDPLNLDVIDELRALFSKSIQTVWMPRDAILEAIDKCYHQDEGVASQLIADLTDDSYIDNNKIFIDDLLDDREQAPIIKLLNVIITEAIQMGASDIHFEPFENDLKVRYRIDGVLQKRHAPPKEYHSHLMTRLKVMAKLDIAEHRLPQDGRIKLKMGGKEIDFRVSTIPVSNGERIVLRILDKSNVHLGLNQIGMPQALLKNFKNLISYPEGIVLVTGPTGSGKTTTLYSAISELYSDEINIMTIEDPVEYKLPGIAQIGVQPKINLDFATGLRHILRQDPDIILIGEIRDKETAEIAIQSSLTGHLVLSTLHTNDAPSSIPRLIDMGIEPYLIASSMVGILAQRLVRTLCPSCKEAYIPRDDELSEIGLNLSHLFRARGCSSCYGSGYKGRHGIYELMTITSNLKRQIATSADTNIIREHALQEGMKSLKDNGMELVKKGLTTYAEVLRVVK; from the coding sequence ATGAATCTTGCTCAAATCCTCTTATCATCTAAAAAAATACAAGAAAAAGATTTGGAAGATAATGAGAATAACTCTGTCTCATTTTTTAAAGATCTTGTAAAAAAAGGCACATTGGAACAACAAGACTTTTTTCATGCCCTTGCACGTTACTTTGACATGGAAATTCTTCCTAAACTTCCCTTAGATCTACTTCAAAAAGAGTTTTACAAACAACTTCCCTATTTATTTGTAAAAAAACATATAGTCCTTCCCTTTAAAGAGAATGATACTACCTTGTTTGTTGCAATCAATGATCCCTTAAATCTTGATGTTATCGATGAACTACGCGCCCTCTTTTCTAAATCCATTCAAACAGTGTGGATGCCAAGAGATGCAATCCTTGAAGCTATCGATAAATGTTATCATCAGGATGAAGGAGTTGCCTCTCAACTTATTGCAGACCTTACAGATGACTCTTACATTGATAATAACAAAATCTTCATAGATGATCTTTTGGATGATAGAGAGCAAGCTCCTATCATCAAGCTGTTAAATGTCATCATTACAGAAGCAATTCAAATGGGAGCATCAGACATTCACTTTGAGCCCTTTGAAAATGATTTAAAAGTACGCTATCGAATTGATGGTGTTTTACAAAAGCGCCATGCTCCTCCAAAAGAATACCACTCTCATCTTATGACGCGTCTAAAAGTTATGGCAAAGCTAGATATTGCAGAACATAGATTGCCACAAGATGGTCGCATTAAACTTAAAATGGGAGGCAAAGAAATTGATTTTAGAGTCAGTACCATACCCGTTAGCAATGGTGAACGCATCGTCTTGCGTATTCTTGACAAAAGCAATGTACACCTTGGTTTAAACCAAATAGGAATGCCACAAGCTTTGCTCAAAAACTTCAAAAACCTCATAAGCTATCCAGAAGGCATTGTATTGGTTACAGGGCCCACTGGAAGCGGAAAAACCACAACACTCTACAGTGCAATTTCAGAGCTCTATAGCGATGAAATTAATATCATGACTATCGAAGACCCTGTAGAATACAAATTGCCTGGAATTGCGCAAATAGGTGTACAGCCAAAAATTAATCTCGACTTTGCAACGGGACTTAGGCACATATTAAGACAAGATCCTGACATTATTCTTATTGGTGAAATTAGAGATAAAGAAACTGCTGAAATTGCTATTCAATCCTCGCTCACAGGACACTTAGTCTTAAGCACACTTCATACAAATGATGCTCCATCATCTATACCAAGACTTATCGATATGGGTATTGAACCCTATTTGATAGCCTCCTCTATGGTTGGCATATTAGCACAAAGGCTCGTACGAACATTATGCCCTTCTTGCAAAGAAGCTTACATACCAAGAGATGATGAATTAAGTGAAATAGGTCTTAATTTATCTCATCTATTCAGAGCAAGGGGCTGCTCTTCTTGCTATGGATCTGGTTACAAAGGCAGACACGGCATCTATGAGCTTATGACAATCACATCCAATCTAAAAAGGCAAATTGCAACAAGTGCGGACACAAATATTATCCGAGAACACGCTCTACAAGAAGGCATGAAAAGCTTAAAAGATAATGGCATGGAACTTGTCAAAAAAGGCCTTACAACTTATGCGGAAGTCTTGCGCGTCGTCAAATAA
- a CDS encoding Fic family protein, translating to METERLLIQGTSAEGRLDEEKVMILNHKEGIRYLVDNARRLTINTETIYTIHYLLADSLVEPKYAGKVRDHGVRIGGSTYIPFEDSKRLQIQLERIAQKATLIQDPFEQSLFLLIHISYLQAFSNVNKRTARLLANIPLITQNLVPLSFNDIERDDYMSAMISIYELQDIHPLADLYVYSYLRTCAAYDSTVKSMGFDEVRIRYREERRAIIRQIILQKLTKTKMNQYILTETKKMIPKNNQQDFQEDILEDLELMDSSRLTGLGITLDQLNAWRNHSLQAPNPHCK from the coding sequence TTGGAAACAGAACGTCTCCTTATTCAAGGAACAAGCGCTGAGGGCAGGCTCGATGAGGAAAAGGTCATGATTTTAAATCACAAAGAAGGAATACGTTATCTAGTTGATAATGCAAGACGCCTTACAATAAACACTGAAACAATTTATACAATTCATTACCTACTTGCAGACTCCCTTGTCGAGCCAAAATATGCAGGAAAAGTAAGAGATCATGGAGTACGTATTGGAGGATCAACATATATTCCTTTTGAAGACTCAAAACGCCTGCAAATTCAACTTGAACGCATTGCTCAAAAAGCCACCCTTATTCAAGACCCTTTTGAACAAAGCTTATTTTTACTTATTCATATTAGCTATCTACAAGCCTTTTCAAATGTCAATAAACGAACGGCTCGTCTTTTAGCAAATATCCCATTAATTACTCAAAATCTTGTACCGCTCTCTTTTAACGACATTGAAAGAGATGATTATATGTCCGCAATGATTTCTATTTATGAGCTTCAAGATATACATCCACTAGCCGACTTATATGTCTATTCCTATTTGAGAACTTGTGCAGCATATGACTCTACGGTAAAATCAATGGGCTTTGATGAAGTTCGCATTCGCTACCGCGAAGAGCGCCGCGCCATTATAAGGCAAATTATTCTCCAAAAACTTACTAAAACCAAAATGAACCAATACATTTTAACTGAAACTAAAAAGATGATTCCCAAAAATAATCAACAAGATTTTCAAGAAGATATACTAGAAGACTTAGAATTAATGGACTCGAGTCGATTAACTGGTCTTGGAATTACTCTAGATCAGTTAAATGCGTGGCGTAATCACTCATTACAAGCGCCAAATCCACATTGCAAATAG
- a CDS encoding disulfide bond formation protein B gives MVNIQKNCNALIVIIISLILLGAYGVQFLAHEQPCPLCMLQRLAMLSVAAACLCNIRFGIHMSHYAVVLLSSFVGGLVALRQISLHVCPGFSPSFGMPVFGLSLYTWSFVVFVCCIVAVAFLLFIYDPRENPQVNAPLNALAKWSFFLIFVICLANIITTYLQCGFGACNE, from the coding sequence ATGGTAAACATACAAAAGAATTGTAATGCTCTGATTGTAATCATTATTTCCTTGATACTGCTTGGAGCCTATGGAGTGCAGTTTTTAGCTCATGAGCAGCCATGTCCTCTTTGTATGCTTCAGCGTCTTGCTATGTTAAGTGTTGCAGCTGCTTGCTTATGTAATATACGCTTTGGTATACACATGAGTCATTATGCTGTAGTATTATTGAGTAGCTTTGTTGGCGGCCTTGTTGCCTTGAGACAAATTTCCTTGCATGTATGTCCTGGGTTTAGTCCCTCCTTTGGTATGCCTGTCTTTGGTTTGAGTCTTTATACTTGGTCATTTGTTGTTTTTGTGTGTTGTATTGTAGCTGTTGCTTTTTTATTATTTATTTATGATCCAAGAGAAAATCCCCAAGTAAATGCCCCTTTAAATGCACTTGCTAAGTGGAGCTTTTTTTTAATTTTTGTAATTTGCCTTGCAAATATCATTACAACCTATTTGCAATGTGGATTTGGCGCTTGTAATGAGTGA